The genomic segment GGCCGTCCGGGGCCACGCGAATTTCCCAGCTTCCATACGAAGGCGTGTGGAAAGGCTGGCTCCGGGGGATGTGCATTTCCGAGAACTCGCGACACCCTCACGGAGGGTGTGGGTCCCCAGCTAAAAGACTCTCGTGCTAGTGGACGCCCGCGTCACGCGGTGCCGGCGCGGGGTGGAGCAGCAGGAACAGCTCCTCGAGCCCCCGCCCCAGCGAAGGCCCGGGCTGGAGGAGCGCCAGGGAAGGCACATCCACCCAGCGAGCCCCAGACAAGCCAGGCAGCGCGCGCAGCGTGTCCTTGCCCACGTCCACGTCCGCCGCGTCCACCACCACGTCGGGCCGCGCGGCGACGACTCGCTCCACGGAATACACGGGGTAGGCCGTCCCCGCGTCCGCCGCCACGTTGAGACCGCCCGCGTCCTGGAGCAGCTCGTTGGCGAACGAGCCGGGCCCGGCGACGACGAGCGGCTCGAAGCCATAGACAAACAGGACGCGCGGCGCGGGCTGCTTCTTCGCGGCCTCACGGATGCGAGCACGCGTGGCCTCGATGCGCACGACGAGCGCCTGTGCCTCCGAGTCCCGGCCCAGGGCCTTGCCCACGGCGCGCAGGGCCGCGAGCACGTCCGTCACGGTGTGCAGCGGCAGCACCAGCACGGGCACGCCCAGCTCCACCATCTTCTCCACGGGCCGCTGGTTGCCCGGCCCGGGCTGCACCAGCACGAGGTCCGGATGCAGCGCCACCACGGCCTCCACCGAGGGGTCCACGAAGCCGCCCACGCGCGGCAGCTTCGCCACCTCCTTGGACTCGTCGTAGCGCGACACGCCCACCAGCGACGCGCCCGCGCCCAGGCTCTGCACCATCTCCGTCAGGGACGGCACCAGCGTCACCACCCGCTTCACCTGCTTGGGCGGCGTCCCCAGGACATACGGCCCCGAGGCCGGCGCCCCCGCGTGGGCGGAGCTTGCAACCAGACACCCGATGAGCCCGCACAGCACGGCCAGGGAACGCGCGAACATGACGATGGAACTCCTCACGAAGGGATGGGGCCTCACGGCACGCGGCCGGGGATGGCCACCAGGTCGGTGACGTTGGACACGGGGCGGCGCGGGTCTCTCGGGCAGGCCTCGAGCGCGGGGCCCACCGCGCCGGGCGTGCTGAAGCCCCGTCGCTCCACCAGCGCGCCGTCCTTCACCTCCACCACATACACGCGCCCGCCGTTGACGTCCCCGAGGTACACCGCGTCGCCCGCCACCGCGAAGCGCCCCGCCACGGCCACCTGGCACTCGGGCGTCCCAGGGGTGCAGCCCGCGGACAAGGAATAGGTCGCCACGGGCG from the Myxococcaceae bacterium JPH2 genome contains:
- a CDS encoding ABC transporter substrate-binding protein — its product is MFARSLAVLCGLIGCLVASSAHAGAPASGPYVLGTPPKQVKRVVTLVPSLTEMVQSLGAGASLVGVSRYDESKEVAKLPRVGGFVDPSVEAVVALHPDLVLVQPGPGNQRPVEKMVELGVPVLVLPLHTVTDVLAALRAVGKALGRDSEAQALVVRIEATRARIREAAKKQPAPRVLFVYGFEPLVVAGPGSFANELLQDAGGLNVAADAGTAYPVYSVERVVAARPDVVVDAADVDVGKDTLRALPGLSGARWVDVPSLALLQPGPSLGRGLEELFLLLHPAPAPRDAGVH